A stretch of DNA from Piliocolobus tephrosceles isolate RC106 unplaced genomic scaffold, ASM277652v3 unscaffolded_21788, whole genome shotgun sequence:
AGGTAAATGGGCTTGCAGCCCAGGGCAAGTATGAAGGCAGTGGAGAAGATGGTGGAGCAGCAGCACAGTCCCTCTACATTGCCAACCATGCCTACTGAGTATCCACTCCATACCACAGCCCTTGGCCCAGCCATCTGCACCCACTTTTGCTTGTAGTCATGGCCAGGGCCAAATAGCTATGCAGAGCAGAGATGCCTTCACCTGGCACCAACCTGTCTTCCTTTatcttctccctccccctctctcatTGCTGCACCTGGGACCACAGGATGGGAGGACAGGGAGCCCCTCATGACTGAGGGCAGAAGAAATTGCTAGAAGTCAGAGCAGGATGGCTGGGTCTCCCCCTACCTCTGCCAGCTCCCACAATTTTCCCATGATGGGGTAGCTTCTCTTTGGGCTCTCCTTCTTGCCTGCCCTGTCTCCTGGGATCAGAGAGTAGTACAGAAGCCCTGACTCATGCCTTGAGTACATACCATACAGCAAATAAATGGTAGCAAAACATGCTACTTTGCTTGTCTGTTTTACACATCAAATTCCCACCTCCCAGTTTCTGATCTCTGCTAATTCTATCTCTGGGCCCTCTGACTCTGGGGGTGGAGAGGGTAGGATTTGAGTTTTACTGGGCTTCAAGTTTATGGAGGAAGGCACATGCAGTCCCTATCCCCATCTCAGACTCTTGCTCTCTTGATGTCCAAGTCTGGAGTGGGGCAATGAGGAAGACTGCAAGTCTTCGTGGCACTGGGCTGCAGCTACAGAATGATAGAGTGAGGCCAGACTGGTAACTCCTGAAGGCAGATTTGTGCAAGGCTCAAAGCAGGGAGGCAGCAGGACAGGCTGGGATAAGAGTGGGTGGGCCCAACTGGGACCTGACACGTTCCACTAGGGGGAGCCACACCAGTAAGCGCTAGCGAGCACCTGGACTCCCGCCCAAAGAGGAAAACCAAGGCTTTGCGGGCTAACAGGGCTGAGCAGGGCATCTAGGAGGTTGCCAAGGGCTATGGCCCATTCTCATTTGGGGTAGAAGCGGGCCCAAAGGGAGCCAATTTGAGGGTCTGGGTAAGGACAGCTCTGGTGAGGCCTCATGCTGAACTTTGACCACTGGGCTGGGTTGTAAGGTAGGCTGAGAACCTGGGTATAGGCagataaaaaaatgagataacaAGCTGCGTGTGTTCTGTGTCAACTGAGGAGGCTACAAATGCTCCATTCTGTGTGGCCTGaccttataataacaaaaatagctTGCACATAGTACCAACCATGTTCTAATCACTTTATTTGTATTCACACATTTCATACAACTCTATAAAGAAGGTACTATTACTATCATCCCtattttaatagagaaaacaGGCGCAGAGAGGCACAGAACGATCTTCTCACGATCACTCACCTAATAAGTGatgaagccaggatttgaaccgcAGTGATCAGCATCTAGAGTCCGGGCTCAAGACTTCAAGATTTTTAAGTGAAGTATCCTGAGTTTTCCAAGTTGGAAATGAATTAAAACGTATTTTAAGATAGCAAGAGAGCCAACTGTGCTAAAACATAGTAGCTTGCTACCTCTGTGTTTGAAGCTTGAGGAGAGGGCACCCCAAGAGGAGCTCTACGATAAGGATAATAAGACCGTGACAGCTGACGTTTGAGGGCTTTCCATGTGCCAGGCTCCTTACAAGAACGGCCTCATTTATGTAAATATCTCCATTTTCAGATGAGACAATTGAGCCTCGGAGCTGCCTGTAGTTGCCCAGCTAGTATTTAGGGACTGCAGAGGTTGCGCTCTTGATTGAGGGACTAGGAGTGTGGTCTACATGGAAGCGGGGGACTTCGTTCCAGCAGCGCCGAAACCCCAACACCCCATCGGCTGCCTCTCTGCGGCAGGGTGACTTCCTTTTAGACCCCCAGCGAAGCTCCCAGCAGAACCCGCCCACCCCGCCTGCGGGTCTGGAGTAGCGCTCTCGATTGGCCCCGATTACCGCCGCGGTCCCGCCCCCTCGTTGCGGAGGTTCCGATTGGGTGAGGCTCACGAAGCTCCGCCCCCCCCCGGTGGCCGGAGCAGCCGGAAGCCAGCATGGCGGTTGCCGGGCCAGCGGCTACAGACCTAGGTGCGGTGGGCTTCGGGTGGGAGCCTGCAGCTAGCTGATGGCAAGGTGGGCTTCGGGTGGGAGCCTGCAGCTAGCTGATGGCAGGGGTGGGGATTGTGGTGTGCGAGAGGTCCCGCGGACGGGGGGGCTCGGGGGTCTTTTCAGAAGGGATTCCCTTCAGGCTTGGGCCGGGTCCCTTCGAACGGAGATCCCGATGAACGCGGGCCCCTAGAGGCCGGTGGTTGGGGCTTCTCCGCGTCGGAGATGGGGCCGGTACCCTAGCCCGTTTCCAACGCCTCAGTCGGTTCCCCATGCCCTCAGAGGTGGTCCGGGGCAAGCGCGCCGCCCTCTTCTTCGCTGCGGTGGCCATCGTGCTGGGGCTGCCTCTCTGGTGGAAGACCACGGAGACCTACCGGGCTTCGTTGCCTTACTCCCAGATCAGTGGACTGAATGCCCTGCAGGTGAGACTGCCGTGCGGGAGGGTCGGGGGACAGCCTCCCGGTAAGGTGGAGACTCAGTGACGGCCCTGATGCTCCTTCCTATAGCTCCGCCTCATGGTGCCTGTCACTGTCGTGTTTACGCGGGAGTCAGTGCCCCTGGACGACCAGGAGAAGCTGCCCTTCACCGTTGTGCATGAAAGAGAGATTCCTCTGAAATGTGAGTTCCTGAGGGTCAGGGCTGCCTTTCACGTGTGAGCTCAGTTCAGAGCTAAGTTGGGTGGGAGGAGCGTGGGTGTGCCATAAAGGCagttaaaaagtattaaaagacCTCTCTGAATGAACAGTGTGTTTGgtcagaaaaaaactactttcaaaTTCACGGTCACTAAATAGCAATTTTTCTCATAAGATAGTTAGGCTACCTAATCGGAAGCAGTTGATGCTCATCAGGGTATAGGGGAGGAGATGGGATGTAGTGGAAAGAACACAGAGTTTGAAATTAAATTGGATTTGCATATAGGCCctatttagtttatttgtttattaggttttgagacggagcctcgctctgtcgcccaggctggagtacagtggtgccatctcggcttcaagcgattctcctgcctcagccaccggaatagctgggattacaggcgggcgacaccacgcccaactaatttttgtatctttagtagagatggagttttgccatgttggccatgctgctctcgaactcctgacttcaggtgatccgcccgccttggcctcccaaagtgttgggattacaggcgtgagccaccgtgcccagcccctattCAGTTTAACATTGAACACTTTACTGGGGTACTTTTTTTAGGTACCAGGAATTTAGGAATGAATAAGAAATTGATAATGGTTTCAAGACATTCATACGTAGGggagaaagataaaattaattacaGTAGAAGTATACAAGAAACAGGGATTGCATTTAATAAAGAGTATTAACCAACtgggaggaaa
This window harbors:
- the LOC113221208 gene encoding GPI transamidase component PIG-S-like, with product MAVAGPAATDLEVVRGKRAALFFAAVAIVLGLPLWWKTTETYRASLPYSQISGLNALQLRLMVPVTVVFTRESVPLDDQEKLPFTVVHEREIPLKCEFLRVRAAFHV